One genomic region from Leishmania braziliensis MHOM/BR/75/M2904 complete genome, chromosome 35 encodes:
- a CDS encoding putative oligosaccharyl transferase subunit, translating into MGKKKAIPSGSVGPATTTSREAPGKDEGASQPAKTAALPVKPFVLPNTLTDEEEFVGIFPCPFWPVRFVITVMALVLLGASCIRAFTIRMLSVQLYGYIIHEFDPWFNYRAAEYMSAHGWSAFFSWFDYMSWYPLGRPVGTTTYPGLQLTAVAIHRALAAAGVPMSLNNVCVLIPAWYGAIATAILALCAYEVSRSMVAAAVAALSFSIIPAHLMRSMAGEFDNECIAVAAMLLTFYLWVRSLRTRCSWPIGILTGIAYGYMVAAWGGYIFVLNMVAMHAGISSMVDWARNTYNPSLLRAYALFYVVGTAIATRVPPVGMSPFRSLEQLGALAVLLFLCGLQACEVFRARADVEVRSRANFKIRMRAFSVMAGVGALAIAVLSPTGYFGPLTARVRALFMEHTRTGNPLVDSVAEHHPASPEAMWTFLHVCGVTWGLGSIVLLVSLLVDYSSAKLFWLMNSGAVYYFSTRMSRLLLLTGPAACLSTGCFVGTLLEAAIQFTFWSSDATKAKKQQETQLHQKGARKHSDRSNSKNALTVRTLGDVLRSTSLAWGHRMVLCFAMWALVITVAVCLLGSDFTSHATMFARQTSNPLIVFATVLRDRATGKPTQVLVDDYLRSYLWLRDNTPRNARVLSWWDYGYQITGIGNRTSLADGNTWNHEHIATIGKMLTSPVAEAHSLVRHMADYVLIWAGQGGDLMKSPHMARIGNSVYHDICPNDPLCQHFGFYKNDRNRPKPMMRASLLYNLHEAGRSAGVKVDPSLFQEVYSSKYGLVRIFKVMNVSAESKKWVADPANRVCHPPGSWICPGQYPPAKEIQEMLAHRVPFDHVNSFSRKKAGSYHEEYMRRMREEQDR; encoded by the coding sequence aTGGGTAAGAAGAAAGCAATTCCGTCGGGCAGCGTCGGCCCTGCGACAACCACCTCCCGTGAAGCTCCAGGCAAAGACGAAGGTGCCTCCCAACCCGCCAAgactgcagctctgccggTGAAGCCCTTTGTGTTGCCCAACACGCTgacagacgaggaggagttTGTTGGCATCTTTCCCTGCCCTTTCTGGCCAGTGCGATTTGTCATCACAGTGATGGCACTCGTCCTCTTGGGTGCCAGCTGTATCCGCGCCTTCACGATTCGCATGCTATCCGTTCAGCTTTATGGCTACATCATCCACGAGTTCGACCCGTGGTTCAACTACCGCGCCGCCGAGTACATGTCCGCGCACGGCTGGTCCGCCTTCTTCAGCTGGTTCGACTACATGAGCTGGTACCCGCTGGGCCGCCCCGTTGGCACCACCACGTACCcgggcctgcagctcacCGCCGTTGCCATCCACCGCGCATTGGCGGCTGCCGGGGTGCCGATGTCTCTCAAcaacgtgtgcgtgctgatCCCCGCGTGGTATGGTGCCATCGCTACTGCTATCCTGGCCCTTTGCGCTTACGAGGTCAGTAGGTCAATGGTAGCggcggctgttgctgcactCTCATTCTCCATCATTCCAGCACACCTGATGCGGTCCATGGCGGGCGAGTTCGACAACGAGTGCATCGCCGTTGCAGCCATGCTCCTCACCTTCTACTTGTGGGTAcgctcgctgcgcacgcggtGCTCGTGGCCCATCGGCATCCTCACCGGTATCGCCTACGGCTACATGGTGGCGGCGTGGGGCGGATACATTTTTGTGCTCAACATGGTTGCCATGCACGCCGGCATATCATCGATGGTCGACTGGGCTCGCAACACGTACAacccgtcgctgctgcgcgcataCGCGCTGTTCTACGTTGTCggcaccgccatcgccacgCGCGTGCCGCCTGTGGGGATGTCGCCCTTCAGgtcgctggagcagctgggtgcgctggcggtgctcctcttcctgtgcGGGCTGCAGGCCTGCGAGGTGTTTCGCGCACGGGCCGACGTCGAGGTTCGCTCCCGCGCGAACTTCAAGATCCGCATGCGTGCCTTCAGCGTGATGGCTGGCGTGGGTGCGCTTGCAATCGCGGTGCTGTCGCCGACCGGGTACTTTGGCCCCCTCACGgctcgtgtgcgtgcgctgttCATGGAGCACACGCGCACTGGCAATCCGCTGGTCGACTCGGTCGCTGAGCACCACCCCGCCAGTCCTGAGGCGATGTGGACATTTCTTCACGTGTGCGGCGTGACTTGGGGTTTGGGCTCCATTGTTCTTCTTGTGTCGTTGCTGGTGGACTACTCCTCGGCAAAGCTCTTTTGGCTGATGAACTCTGGTGCCGTGTACTATTTCAGCACCCGCATGTCACGACTGCTGCTTCTCACGGGCCCCGCTGCGTGTCTGTCCACTGGCTGTTTCGTGGGGACATTACTGGAAGCGGCGATACAGTTCACCTTCTGGTCCAGCGATGCAACAAAGGCCAAAAAACAGCAAGAGACACAACTTCACCAAAAGGGCGCGCGCAAGCATAGCGACCGGAGTAACTCTAAGAATGCACTGACTGTGCGTACATTGGGCGACGTCTTGAGGAGTACCTCTCTGGCATGGGGTCATCGCATGGTGCTCTGCTTCGCTATGTGGGCTCTTGTTATTACAGTCGCGGTGTGCCTCTTGGGTTCCGATTTCACTTCCCATGCAACGATGTTTGCAAGGCAGACGTCGAACCCGCTGATTGTCTTTGCAACCGTGCTGCGAGACCGCGCTACCGGCAAGCCAACACAGGTATTGGTGGATGACTACCTGCGCAGCTATCTCTGGCTGCGCGACAACACGCCCAGAAATGCGCGCGTGCTGTCCTGGTGGGACTACGGCTACCAGATCACAGGTATCGGCAACCGCACCTCGCTGGCCGATGGCAACACCTGGAACCACGAGCACATCGCCACCATCGGCAAGATGCTGACGTCGCccgtggcggaggcgcactCACTGGTGCGCCACATGGCGGACTACGTCCTCATCTGGGCTGGGCAGGGCGGAGACTTGATGAAGTCGCCGCACATGGCGCGCATTGGCAACAGCGTGTACCACGACATCTGCCCCAACGACCCGCTTTGCCAGCATTTCGGCTTTTACAAGAACGATCGCAATCGCCCAAAACCGATGatgcgcgcgtcgctgctgtacaACCTGCACGAGGCCGGACGAAGCGCGGGTGTGAAGGTGGACCCGTCCCTCTTTCAGGAAGTGTACTCATCCAAGTACGGCCTGGTGCGCATCTTCAAGGTCATGAACGTGAGCGCGGAGAGCAAGAAGTGGGTGGCTGACCCGGCAAACCGCGTGTGCCACCCGCCTGGGTCGTGGATCTGCCCCGGGCAGTACCCGCCGGCGAAGGAGATccaggagatgctggcgcACCGCGTCCCCTTTGACCATGTGAACAGCTTCAGTCGGAAAAAGGCCGGGTCTTATCATGAAGAATACATGCGCCGGATGCGTGAAGAGCAGGACCGATGA
- a CDS encoding putative NADH-dependent fumarate reductase — translation MADGKTSASVVAVDPERAAKERDAAARAMLQDGGVSPVGKAQLLKKGLAYAVPYTLKIVVADPKAMEKTTADVEKVLQTAFQVVDTLLNNFNENSEVSRINRMPVGEEHQMSAALKRVMGCCQRVYNSSRGAFDPAVGPLVRELREAAREGRTLPAERINALLSKCTLNISFSIDLNRGTIARKHADAMLDLGGVNKGYGVDYVVEHLNNLGYDDVFFEWGGDVRASGKNPSNQHWVVGIARPPALADIRTVVPQDKQSFIRVVCLNDEAIATSGDYENLVEGPGSKVYSSTFNATSKSLLEPTETNIAQVSVKCYSCMYADALATAALLKNNPTAVRRMLDNWRYVRDTVTDYTTYSREGERVAKMFEIATEDKEMRAKRISGSLPARVIIVGGGLAGCSAAIEAVNCGAQVILLEKEAKIGGNSAKATSGINAWGTRAQAKQGVMDGGKFFERDTHRSGKGGHCDPCLVKTLSVKSSDAVKWLSELGVPLTVLSQLGGASRKRCHRAPDKSDGTPVPIGFTIMKTLENHIINDLSHQVTVMTGIKVTGLESTSHARPDGVLVKHVTGVRLIQGDGQSRVLNADAVILATGGFSNDHTANSLLQQYAPQLSSFPTTNGVWATGDGVKAARELGVELVDMDKVQLHPTGLLDPKDPSNRTKYLGPEALRGSGGVLLNKNGERFVNELDLRSVVSQAIIEQNNVYPGSGGSKFAYCVLNEAAAKLFGKNFLGFYWHRLGLFEKVEDVAGLAKLIGCPEENVTATLKEYKELSSKKLHACPLTNKNVFPCTLGTEGPYYVAFVTPSIHYTMGGCLISPSAEMQTIDNTGVTPVRRPILGLFGAGEVTGGVHGGNRLGGNSLLECVVFGRIAGDRAATILQKKNAGLSMTEWSTVVLREVREGGVYGTGSRVLRFNMPGALQKTGLALGQFIAMRGDWDGQQLLGYYSPITLPDDIGVIGILARADKGRLAEWISALQPGDAVEMKACGGLIIHRRFAARHLFFRSHKIRKLALIGGGTGVAPMLQIVRAAVKKPFVDSIESIQFIYAAEDVSELTYRTLLESYEKEYGSGKFKCHFVLNNPPSQWTEGVGFVDTALLRSAVQAPSNDLLVAICGPPIMQRAVKSALKGLGYNMNLVRTVDEPEPLSAKI, via the coding sequence ATGGCGGACGGAAAGACCTCTGCGTCTGTTGTAGCGGTTGACCCCGAGCGCGCGGCGAAGGAACGCGACGCAGCCGCCCGCGCGATGCTACAAGACGGCGGCGTCTCGCCGGTCGGAAAGGCTCAGCTGTTGAAGAAGGGACTCGCGTACGCCGTTCCGTATACCCTCAAGATCGTCGTGGCAGACCCCAAGGCAATGGAGAAGACGACGGCAGATGTAGAGAAAGTGCTCCAGACCGCCTTCCAGGTGGTCGACACCCTTCTCAACAACTTCAACGAGAACAGTGAGGTGTCCCGCATCAACCGAATGCCCGTTGGTGAAGAACACCAGATGTCTGCGGCGCTGAAGCGTGTGATGGGCTGCTGCCAGCGTGTGTACAACTCGTCGCGCGGCGCCTTTGACCCTGCAGTCGGCCCGCTCGTCCGTGAGCTACGCGAGGCCGCTCGTGAGGGGAGGACGCTGCCAGCGGAGCGCATCAACGCCCTCCTCAGCAAGTGCACGCTGAACATCAGCTTCTCCATTGACCTAAACCGTGGCACAATCGCCCGTAAGCATGCGGACGCGATGCTGGACCTTGGTGGTGTGAACAAGGGCTACGGTGTCGACTACGTCGTCGAACACCTCAACAATCTCGGCTACGACGATGTCTTCTTTGAATGGGGCGGTGATGTGCGTGCCAGTGGGAAGAACCCGTCAAATCAACACTGGGTCGTCGGCATCGCGCGCCCACCCGCTTTAGCGGACATTCGTACAGTGGTGCCGCAGGACAAGCAGTCCTTTATCCGTGTGGTGTGCCTCAACGACGAGGCCATCGCCACCAGCGGTGACTACGAGAACCTCGTTGAGGGCCCTGGGTCAAAGGTATATTCATCTACCTTCAATGCAACGTCCAAGAGCCTGCTGGAGCCGACCGAGACGAACATAGCACAGGTTTCCGTAAAGTGCTACAGCTGCATGTACGCCGATGCCCtggccaccgctgcgctccTCAAGAACAACCCGACGGCCGTTCGCCGCATGCTGGACAACTGGCGCTACGTGCGCGACACCGTCACCGACTACACCACCTACAGCCGTGAGGGTGAGCGTGTTGCCAAGATGTTCGAAATCGCCACGGAGGATAAGGAGATGCGCGCGAAGCGCATCAGTGGCTCGCTCCCGGCCCGTGTGATCATCGTTGGTGGCGGTCTGGCCGGTTGCTCGGCTGCGATCGAAGCAGTCAACTGTGGCGCGCAGGTAATTCTCCTCGAGAAAGAGGCAAAGAttggcggcaacagcgccaaGGCAACATCCGGCATCAACGCCTGGGGCACTCGTGCGCAGGCGAAGCAGGGCGTCATGGACGGTGGCAAGTTCTTTGAGCGCGACACACACCGTTCCGGCAAGGGTGGTCACTGCGATCCGTGCCTTGTCAAGACGCTCTCTGTGAAGAGCTCTGACGCGGTGAAGTGGCTGTCCGAGCTGGGCGTGCCGCTGACGGTGCTGTCGCAGCTCGGCGGTGCAAGTCGcaagcgctgccaccgcgcccCAGATAAGTCAGATGGTACCCCAGTCCCGATCGGCTTCACGATCATGAAGACCCTGGAGAACCACATCATCAACGACCTCAGTCACCAGGTCACTGTAATGACAGGCATTAAAGTGACAGGGCTAGAGAGCACGAGCCATGCCCGCCCTGATGGCGTCCTTGTGAAGCACGTCACGGGCGTCCGCCTCATCCAGGGCGACGGGCAGTCCAGGGTGCTGAACGCCGACGCCGTCATTCTCGCCACCGGCGGCTTCTCGAACGACCACACGGCCAACTCGCTTCTGCAGCAGTACGCACCGCAACTATCCTCCTTCCCCACAACCAACGGCGTGTGGGCCACAGGCGATGGCGTCAAGGCGGCGCGTGAGCTTGGCGTGGAGCTTGTCGACATGGAcaaggtgcagctgcacccgaCCGGCCTGCTGGACCCGAAGGATCCGTCGAATCGCACCAAGTACCTCGGCcccgaggcgctgcgtggctccggcggcgtgctgctgaACAAGAACGGTGAGCGCTTTGTGAACGAGCTGGACCTGCGCTCCGTCGTGTCGCAGGCGATTATTGAGCAGAACAACGTCTACCCCGGGTCCGGCGGCAGCAAATTCGCATACTGTGTGCTGAATGAGGCCGCGGCGAAGCTCTTCGGAAAGAACTTCCTGGGCTTCTACTGGCACCGTCTTGGCCTCTtcgagaaggtggaggacgTCGCTGGCCTGGCGAAGCTGATTGGCTGCCCCGAGGAGAATGTGACGGCAACTCTGAAGGAGTACAAGGAGCTCTCCTCCAAGAAGCTGCACGCCTGCCCGTTGACTAACAAGAACGTGTTCCCGTGCACCCTGGGAACCGAGGGGCCCTACTACGTAGCCTTCGTCACGCCGTCGATCCACTACACCATGGGCGGCTGCCTCATCTCCCCTTCGGCTGAAATGCAGACGATAGACAATACCGGCGTGACCCCCGTTCGTCGTCCCATCCTTGGGCTCTTTGGCGCTGGCGAGGTGACTGGTGGCGTGCACGGTGGAAACCGCCTCGGCGGCAACTCGCTGTTGGAGTGCGTCGTCTTTGGAAGGATCGCCGGCGACCGTGCAGCCACAATTCTGCAAAAAAAGAACGCGGGGCTGTCCATGACGGAGTGgtcgacggtggtgctgcgtgAGGTGCGCGAGGGTGGCGTGTATGGTACCGGCTCGCGCGTACTGCGATTCAACATGCCCGGCGCGCTGCAGAAAACGGGCCTTGCGCTTGGTCAGTTCATCGCCATGCGTGGTGACTGGGAcggtcagcagctgctcggctACTATAGCCCCATCACGCTGCCAGACGACATCGGTGTGATTGGTATCCTCGCCCGTGCCGACAAGGGCCGCCTAGCGGAGTGGATCTCTGCCCTACAGCCTGGCGACGCGGTGGAGATGAAGGCGTGCGGTGGTCTCATTATTCACCGCCGCTTCGCTGCCCGCCATCTCTTCTTCCGCAGCCACAAGATTCGCAAGCTGGCTctcatcggcggcggcacgggTGTCGCACCGATGCTGCAGATTGTGCGGGCTGCGGTGAAGAAGCCCTTCGTAGACTCGATCGAGAGCATCCAGTTCATCTACGCCGCCGAGGACGTATCGGAGCTGACGTATCGCACGCTGCTTGAGAGTTACGAAAAGGAGTACGGCTCTGGTAAGTTCAAGTGCCACTTCGTCCTCAACAACCCTCCTTCTCAGTGGACCGAGGGCGTCGGCTTCGTTGATACCGCTCTGCTGCGCTCCGCCGTGCAGGCGCCGTCCAACGACCTTCTGGTGGCCATCTGTGGTCCGCCGATCATGCAGCGTGCTGTGAAAAGTGCACTCAAGGGCCTCGGCTACAACATGAATCTCGTGCGCACGGTGGATGAGCCAGAGCCTCTCTCGGCCAAGATTTAA